One window from the genome of Streptococcus parasanguinis encodes:
- the fabD gene encoding ACP S-malonyltransferase encodes MTKRAFLFAGQGAQKLGMASDLYAAYPVVKETFDTASRILGYDLRELIDSNEEKLNQTRYTQPAILTTSVAIYRLLVENGITPDIVAGLSLGEYSALVAAGALSFEDAVALVAKRGEFMETAAPAGSGKMVAVMNTDPSLIEEICQQASEKGVVTPANYNTPAQIVIGGEVAAVDYAVELLQEAGAKRLIPLNVSGPFHTALLESASQKLAAELEKVSFNDFDLPLVGNTEATIMKSEDVKALLARQVKEPVRFYDSIATIQEFGVDEVIEIGPGKVLSGFLKKIDKTLPTHNVEDQASLDALLNA; translated from the coding sequence GTGACAAAACGTGCGTTCTTATTTGCTGGTCAAGGGGCTCAGAAATTGGGCATGGCGAGCGATTTGTATGCGGCTTATCCCGTTGTTAAAGAGACATTTGATACGGCTAGTCGTATTCTAGGCTATGATTTGCGTGAATTGATTGATTCTAACGAAGAAAAACTGAATCAGACACGCTATACTCAACCAGCTATTTTGACAACGTCAGTAGCCATTTATCGTCTCTTAGTAGAAAATGGTATCACTCCTGATATTGTTGCCGGTCTCTCTTTGGGGGAATATTCTGCCCTGGTTGCGGCTGGAGCTCTTTCGTTTGAAGATGCAGTAGCTTTGGTTGCGAAACGAGGTGAATTCATGGAAACGGCAGCTCCCGCTGGAAGTGGGAAAATGGTTGCTGTTATGAATACAGACCCAAGTTTGATCGAGGAGATTTGTCAACAAGCATCCGAAAAGGGTGTAGTAACACCAGCTAACTACAATACGCCAGCACAAATTGTGATTGGTGGTGAGGTTGCGGCTGTGGACTATGCTGTGGAACTATTGCAGGAAGCAGGTGCCAAACGCTTGATCCCTTTGAATGTGTCAGGTCCATTCCACACAGCCTTACTGGAATCTGCTAGTCAAAAATTGGCGGCTGAACTAGAAAAAGTATCATTTAATGATTTTGATCTTCCTTTAGTTGGGAATACAGAAGCTACTATCATGAAGTCAGAAGATGTGAAAGCACTTTTGGCCCGTCAAGTAAAAGAACCGGTTCGTTTCTATGATTCAATTGCTACGATTCAAGAATTTGGTGTAGATGAGGTCATCGAAATTGGACCTGGAAAAGTCTTGTCAGGATTCTTGAAGAAAATTGATAAAACTCTTCCAACTCATAACGTCGAAGATCAGGCTAGTCTAGATGCACTTCTGAATGCTTAA
- the fabK gene encoding enoyl-[acyl-carrier-protein] reductase FabK — MQTRITELLNIKYPIFQGGMAWVADGDLAGAVSNAGGLGIIGGGNAPKEVVKANIDRVKQITDKPFGVNIMLLSPFADDIVDLVIEEGVKVVTTGAGNPGKYMERFHEAGITVIPVIPSVALAKRMEKLGADAVVAEGMEAGGHIGKLTTMALVRQVADAVSIPVIGAGGVADGRGMAAVLMLGAEAVQVGTRFAVAKESNAHQNFKDKILKAKDIDTVISASVVGHPVRAIKNKLATEYNQAEKDFLAGKKTQEEIEELGAGALRNAVVDGDVEYGSVMAGQIAGLVRKEETCAEILEDLYTGAAKVIKEEAARWADVNV, encoded by the coding sequence ATGCAAACACGAATTACTGAACTATTGAATATTAAATATCCAATCTTCCAAGGTGGTATGGCCTGGGTTGCTGATGGAGACTTGGCTGGAGCCGTTTCAAATGCTGGTGGACTCGGAATTATTGGTGGTGGTAATGCCCCTAAAGAAGTGGTAAAAGCTAATATTGATAGAGTAAAACAAATCACTGACAAACCATTCGGTGTTAATATCATGCTTTTGTCACCATTTGCAGATGACATCGTCGACCTCGTTATCGAAGAGGGTGTTAAGGTTGTTACAACAGGTGCCGGAAACCCAGGTAAATATATGGAGCGTTTCCACGAAGCTGGAATTACAGTAATCCCAGTTATTCCATCGGTAGCACTTGCTAAACGTATGGAAAAACTTGGAGCTGATGCTGTTGTCGCAGAAGGTATGGAAGCTGGTGGTCACATTGGTAAATTGACAACCATGGCACTTGTTCGCCAGGTTGCGGATGCGGTATCTATCCCAGTTATTGGTGCTGGTGGTGTTGCAGATGGACGTGGTATGGCTGCTGTTCTTATGCTTGGAGCAGAAGCTGTTCAGGTTGGTACTCGTTTCGCTGTTGCTAAGGAATCTAATGCACACCAAAACTTCAAAGATAAGATTTTGAAGGCTAAAGATATTGATACTGTTATTTCAGCCTCAGTTGTTGGACACCCAGTTCGTGCGATTAAGAATAAATTGGCTACAGAATATAACCAAGCTGAAAAAGATTTCTTGGCTGGTAAGAAGACTCAAGAGGAAATTGAAGAGCTTGGTGCAGGTGCCCTTCGTAACGCTGTTGTTGATGGAGATGTGGAATATGGTTCAGTTATGGCTGGACAAATTGCAGGTCTTGTTCGTAAAGAAGAAACATGTGCAGAAATCTTGGAAGACCTTTACACAGGTGCTGCCAAGGTGATTAAAGAAGAAGCTGCTCGTTGGGCAGATGTAAACGTCTAA
- the fabG gene encoding 3-oxoacyl-[acyl-carrier-protein] reductase yields the protein MELKNKNVFVTGSTRGIGLAVAHKFASLGANVVLNGRSEISEDLLAQFADYGVTVVGISGDISNGEDAQRMVAEAIEKLGSVDVLVNNAGITNDKLMLKMTEEDFERVLKINLTGAFNMTQAVLKPMSKARQGAIINMSSVVGLMGNIGQANYAASKAGLIGFTKSVAREVAARGVRVNAIAPGFIESDMTDAIPEKMKDAMLAQVPMKRIGQAEEVAEVAAFLAGQEYLTGQTIAIDGGMTMQ from the coding sequence ATGGAACTTAAAAATAAAAATGTTTTTGTAACAGGTTCAACACGCGGAATTGGATTGGCTGTGGCTCATAAATTTGCGAGTCTCGGTGCCAATGTTGTCCTAAATGGACGTTCTGAAATTTCTGAGGACTTGCTTGCACAGTTTGCTGACTATGGTGTGACTGTTGTTGGTATTTCTGGGGATATTTCTAATGGCGAAGATGCGCAACGTATGGTGGCTGAAGCAATTGAAAAGCTTGGAAGTGTTGATGTTTTGGTCAATAACGCTGGCATCACAAACGACAAGTTGATGTTGAAAATGACTGAAGAAGATTTTGAACGGGTCTTGAAAATCAACTTGACAGGTGCCTTTAATATGACTCAAGCTGTCTTAAAACCGATGTCTAAAGCTCGTCAAGGGGCCATTATCAACATGTCCTCTGTTGTTGGTCTAATGGGGAATATCGGTCAAGCTAACTATGCGGCTTCAAAAGCTGGTTTGATTGGTTTCACTAAATCAGTAGCGCGTGAAGTTGCGGCTCGTGGCGTTCGTGTGAATGCCATTGCACCTGGTTTCATTGAATCAGATATGACTGATGCTATTCCAGAGAAAATGAAAGATGCCATGCTAGCTCAAGTGCCAATGAAACGAATTGGTCAAGCTGAAGAAGTGGCAGAAGTTGCGGCTTTCTTAGCAGGTCAAGAATATTTAACTGGTCAAACAATTGCCATTGATGGCGGCATGACTATGCAATAA
- the accB gene encoding acetyl-CoA carboxylase biotin carboxyl carrier protein, translating to MNISEIKDLLAQFDASTLREFSYKNNGEELNLSKNQTSSVAATPVAPAVEVVAAPQTPVVAPVVEAPATPAVAAEPVAAPAQAAEGDVVESPLVGVAYLSPAPDKPAFVSVGDKVTKGQTLLIIEAMKVMNEVPAPKDGVVTEILVTNEEMVEFGKGLVRIK from the coding sequence ATGAATATTTCTGAAATCAAAGATTTGTTGGCTCAATTTGATGCGTCAACTTTGCGTGAATTCTCATATAAAAATAATGGCGAAGAATTGAATTTGAGTAAAAACCAAACGAGTTCAGTTGCGGCTACACCGGTTGCTCCTGCAGTTGAAGTGGTAGCAGCTCCTCAAACTCCTGTAGTAGCCCCTGTTGTTGAAGCACCAGCAACTCCAGCTGTAGCGGCTGAACCAGTTGCTGCTCCAGCTCAGGCTGCAGAAGGTGATGTGGTTGAAAGTCCATTGGTTGGGGTGGCTTACTTGTCGCCAGCTCCGGATAAACCAGCCTTTGTATCTGTAGGAGATAAGGTCACTAAGGGTCAAACACTCTTGATTATCGAAGCCATGAAAGTGATGAATGAAGTCCCAGCACCAAAAGATGGGGTAGTCACTGAAATTTTGGTAACGAATGAAGAAATGGTTGAATTTGGAAAAGGATTGGTTCGAAT
- the fabF gene encoding beta-ketoacyl-ACP synthase II has translation MSTNRVVVTGYGVTSPIGNTPEEFWNSLHEGKIGIKPITKFDASEIPVFNAGEIQDFPFDKYFVKKDQNRMDTYSLYAIYAAMEAIENSGLNMEEEDRDRVGVIVSSGIGGLQELEDQIIRMHERGMKRIQPMFIPKALSNMGAGNIALKIGAQGVCKSVTTACASANDAIGEAFREIKFGMHDVVLAGGAEASITKIGIGGFNALTALSTTEDPERSSIPFDKDRNGFVMGEGAGVLVIESLEHAQKRGANILAEIVGYGSNCDAYHMTTPTPDGSGAAKAIKLAINEAGIKPEDVDYVNAHGTSTPANEKGESGAIVSVLGKEVPVSSTKSFTGHLLGAAGAVEAIATIEAIRHSFVPKTAGTKELSDYIEANVVYGEGQEADIQYAISNTFGFGGHNAVLAFKRWEG, from the coding sequence ATGTCTACAAATCGTGTTGTTGTTACAGGTTACGGTGTAACCTCACCAATCGGAAATACACCAGAGGAGTTCTGGAATAGCCTTCATGAAGGAAAAATTGGAATCAAGCCCATTACAAAATTTGATGCTTCTGAAATTCCAGTCTTTAATGCTGGTGAAATTCAAGATTTCCCATTCGATAAATATTTCGTAAAAAAAGATCAAAATCGTATGGATACTTACTCATTGTATGCAATCTATGCTGCAATGGAAGCTATTGAAAATTCAGGCTTGAACATGGAAGAAGAAGATCGCGATCGTGTTGGTGTGATTGTATCATCTGGTATCGGTGGTTTGCAAGAATTGGAAGATCAAATTATCCGGATGCATGAACGTGGGATGAAGAGAATCCAACCAATGTTTATTCCAAAAGCTCTTTCAAACATGGGGGCTGGAAACATCGCACTTAAGATTGGGGCTCAAGGGGTATGTAAATCCGTGACAACAGCTTGTGCTTCTGCCAACGATGCCATTGGTGAAGCTTTCCGTGAAATTAAATTTGGTATGCATGATGTTGTTTTGGCAGGTGGTGCTGAAGCTTCGATTACTAAGATTGGTATCGGTGGTTTCAATGCTCTTACGGCCCTTTCAACAACAGAAGACCCAGAACGTTCATCTATCCCATTTGACAAAGACCGTAATGGTTTTGTGATGGGTGAAGGTGCAGGGGTTCTTGTCATCGAAAGTTTGGAACATGCCCAAAAACGTGGTGCTAATATTTTGGCTGAAATTGTTGGTTACGGTTCAAACTGTGATGCTTACCATATGACAACACCAACACCAGATGGTTCAGGTGCTGCTAAAGCAATTAAATTGGCTATTAATGAAGCTGGTATCAAACCTGAAGATGTCGATTATGTCAATGCGCATGGTACATCTACACCTGCCAATGAGAAAGGTGAAAGCGGAGCTATTGTTTCTGTACTTGGTAAAGAAGTTCCTGTATCATCTACGAAATCATTTACAGGACACTTGCTTGGTGCTGCTGGTGCGGTTGAAGCGATTGCTACCATCGAAGCGATTCGTCACAGCTTTGTACCAAAAACTGCTGGTACTAAAGAATTGTCTGACTATATCGAAGCAAACGTTGTTTATGGTGAAGGTCAAGAAGCGGATATTCAGTACGCTATCTCAAATACCTTTGGTTTTGGAGGACACAATGCTGTTCTGGCCTTTAAACGTTGGGAGGGTTAA